TCTTGTAAAACCTCGGGTTCTAGTTGCGAGTTGTCAGCAATATAATTTTCAAGTAAAGGAGATAGAAAATGCATGTAAAAAAATTTTCACAAAAGTAGATATTAATAGTATCTTGAAAAAAACTATTTTAAGATGAATACGATTACTATCCGTGATGCAGTAGCGAAAGATTTACCTATTCTGTTAGCGTTTGAACAAGGGATTGTTAAAGCAGAAAGGCCCTTTGATCCAACCTTGGCGGAAGATCCTATTAGCTATTATGATATTGAAAAATTTATTAAAGATGGTAGGAGCAAAGTAGTTGTGGCTTGTATTGGAGGAAAAATAGCAGGCAGCGGTTTTGCAACGATATTAACGGCAAAAAACTATCTAGTGCATGAAGAGTACGTTAACCTACATTTTATGTATACAGCTCCAGATTATAGAGGACAAGGGGTAAATGCATTAATCATGAATACGTTAAAAGAATGGGCACATAGTAAAAATATTAAAGAAGTTAGATTAACGGTGTATCAAGATAATCTACCTGCGATTAAGGCTTACGAAAAAGTAGGGTTTAAAAAACATATCATAGAAATGAGATTAGTGTAAGTGCTACAAATTTTATAGGGGATAATAAATACAATTGGAAGTCGTAATTTTGAAAAAAAAGCTATTTATGAAATTTGAAAATTCTTTGGAGTTCGCTCAAAAATTAGACCAAATAGATCCGTTAAAAAAATATAGAGATGAATTTCATTTTCCTGAAATTAATGGTAAACCTGTAATTTATTTTACAGGGAATTCTTTGGGTTTACAACCAAAAAGAACTAAAGCTATTGTAGATGAGGTTATGTCAGATTGGGCTCAGCTTGCTGTAGAGGGGCATTTTTATGCAGAAAAGCCATGGTGGGAC
This genomic stretch from Cellulophaga algicola DSM 14237 harbors:
- a CDS encoding GNAT family N-acetyltransferase — protein: MNTITIRDAVAKDLPILLAFEQGIVKAERPFDPTLAEDPISYYDIEKFIKDGRSKVVVACIGGKIAGSGFATILTAKNYLVHEEYVNLHFMYTAPDYRGQGVNALIMNTLKEWAHSKNIKEVRLTVYQDNLPAIKAYEKVGFKKHIIEMRLV